The window GTATCATAATTGATAGTACTACAAACAACCAATATCATTGtaattaacattttcaaaCATCAGTATCATAATTGATATAAACATGACATGTACAAGTCCTCGTTGTTACTTGAGTAGGTCCAAGGATGTTACATTTGATCATGTGGTTTATACAAAGAAACCTAAACATGCAAACAGAATATCCAGAGCTGATTACAAACAGTAGTGCACAAACAGCTTACAAGTAAAGTTTGTCTTTTTAGTACACTGATctcaagaaaaatgaaatgaaacacTAAAATGTTCTagaatatttcttaatttcataCATTATTGAAGATATGGAAACCAAGTCCTTGTTCAAGGCAGACCCACCAGCAATTTTCTTTGTGCAATCGGAAAGCCTGGTGTAGTAAAGCAGTAACTGAGTCAGAGCAGCTCTCAGAATTTCCATACCGCATAAGAAGTTGCTAAAGGAAGTAATAACATCATTGTGCATCAACTCTATTGCAGCTTTCCATCTGCTGCCGAAATCCTTGACGATAATTTCAACTTCACTCGCAGTAATTGGCTGCCCTGACCCTGACCTTGGGTCCTCAGCTGAAAATTCATggataaaaatcaaatatagaCCAATATCCCAGAAATACAAACtacaattataataataataataaataatatgttGCGAGACGTACAAGCTCTTGTCTTTACAAACTTGATTAGGTCACGGAAGTGTTCTGCAAGCAGTTCCTCCTGCATAGTACGTTCATTAGCAACGCATTCAACCCAAGACATTTGCTATCTGGCTTTAACCGATTCTTCACCAAATAGACAAGTCTACTACTTCACATGATTTTGAGATCTTTTTTGCCTCCAATTTACACGCCAAGTTTAATTGGAAAAGGCAACAAACAATTTCCTTGAAAATTTAGTCAACAGCAGATTAAATGAGCAGAAACTGTCAAGATTACCACATAAATGGCCGTATTGCTCTTCAGCAACTCTTCAAAGtgcatttgaatttttccACCATCGGGACCAGCTTCCTGAAATATACATGGTAGGAATTAGAAATGCCAGGAGGCTGAttactacaataaaatattgagttCTCTTACAcgggtgtgtgtgtgtgtgtgtgtgtcatATAAGGGTATGATCATTTCCTTGTTTGGTTGGGGGAAGGGGGATGCATTGTGCATGTACCTTCAGTACAGCAATTGTCATGtcatagttatttatcaaaaatatagTTTTTGACTTTGGTTTCTGGAACAATTTGGCGAGCTTGACAAGCAAATCATCCACTGACATTCGCAATCTTTCCAAGTTGAGTTCTAGCTGCAATAATTTAGCCAGTTCCACATAAGAATGACATTACAGGTCAATATTGACCTATTAGCAATTATTGAAAGAGAAACCTTGTATCTCTAACCTGACCATCTCCATAATCCACATTAAGTAGAATTAGTGAAGCCGTAAATTCTGCATAGCGTCTCATAACATAATGTGGATGCACATCATCTTCCCATAAACCCCGGACATTGGCATTTCGTAGGCTGTTCACATGCATGTCAAACACCATCTTAAACCGTGGCCATAGAGAAATATTAACCTGCATGCATTCATTCCAGAAagagtttaatattttatgccACAAACCAAAACAATTTCTGGTAGATTCATTCAGCGGAGTAACCACCAAATGTTTAAGAAATTACAATTGTCGACTTGTGCCAAATGCTTATTCAATGTTTGCACCagaatatgattatttatagCCTACACTActttagaaatagaaaaagtaataaGCTTATAGGTTAATGTAAGCATGACTAATGTCTCCATCAGTTTACAATGTAACCCATTGTTGGCCTCtggatttcatattttagacTACCGCATATGACAAACATAGGTCAGGTCATACTCAATTGTGGAACTAGACACTCTGTTCTGGTGAAGCTAAAACTAATTCTCCTACTTCAATCATCATTCTTATCTGACTCAACAGGGCACACCTTCCAGAAATGAGTTATGGTTTTCTTTCAATAGTTCAAGGTATTCACTCAACACAAGACCTATACCTGGTCTGAAATCAACTAAAAAAAGGGTTAGGTTGAATAATAGTAAATGACAACAGGAAGAAAACACACATGTGCCCCCCCCCCAGAAACCCATCTGCTAGCAGGTCATACACAAAACCAGGCGGATGTAGAAAGATAAAACAATTAGATTCATCATGCAGGGGTCATGCCATATGTTCACTTAGCATAACTGGTGACATGTACCTTATCCAAGTATGAATCTAGACATGGTATTCGCCTCCGAGACATTATAAGCTGAgaaaaaaccaaataaataattcagaTTATATGACCTCAAAAAATGCtgaataaaaagataaaagaatttacgGAAGAATAGATGTGGCTTGATTTTTCCAGAGAGAACTCGAGAATAAAGCAGATGTGAATAGGAAAAACTATACAGATGCAAATAGACCCACTGCAGTAAGACTACATTTGTTACAAGATACATGTTCCAGGGAGAATTAATACAAGAAAGAGACTGTACAGAATGAGCAGAAGACtaaataaaatgcttaaaTTAGTGCACCAAAAATTGCTATGGTAACAATAATAAGTAGAACAGATATGTCCCGACACAAGCATAATTGGATAAAAGTACCCAGCGCTTCCGAAAAAATCATGTTTGTGTCCCAACAAAAATTCTCTACACCTGGATGGTGACATACCCACAATAAATGCCGCAATCATTGTAGCCCCAATCAAGCATCTCAAAACTTCCTACCTAGGTTATCGAGCgtaaattacattttcaaatcagaaatttttgtaaaataactTCACGTCATATACTGTGGAGACGTAAAAAATGCCACATGTGAATTCCAGCATGCCACCTCATCATCTGGacaccataaaaaaattgggacACAAGTGAATTTTTGGAAATGTTGGTACTTTTGTGCAAGTATCTTACATTGGGATACTTCTGTTATCGCTGCAAACATTGGGACAATAACTGATATTTACCCTTAAAAAATTACCTTGATTCGCCACTAAATGCAACAAATCACCACAAGGAAGTACAATATTTATCAACTGCTATAAAGGAAAAAGTAACTagaatacaattttttattaacctgaaatttaaatacatgAATTTAAAGGAATCAGAGTGCGGATGAAAAGATGACACCATCAAGGTTATACTGCAGAACTTGAACAGAACTCAAATAAGAAGATCCAATAACTTCATAGTTTACCTGGTGCTGGTATATAATACGAATCATGAGCATCAAACCAATGGCATCAAAACAGTTAGGGAGAATCATGTTCATGTGTTCGTCAATTACTAAGAAAGGACCTGAAAGTTTAGCAAAGAGGTGCCTTAAAAACGTCTCAGATAATGGTTAGGAGGTAAACTTGGCACCGAAAGGAAAAAGATTCACATACCAGCAAATATGTCATAAAACATTGATTCTTCTCCAAAGAATTCATCACAGAATAGATATCTGAAAGAGGACACCAGATAAGTTAAGCATATGGTAGAAGAGTACATGTGAATTTCAAATAAGAtccaagaaaatatttatcgTACTCAGAAGTAGCAGTATCCATAAGCAACTTCTGCAAGCTCCTAAAAAGGACTTCATAAGGATACTTTTTAGAACTGGCTTCAGCTATGTGTGGAATCAAAGCAGATTCATCAATTTCCTGTAAAGAAACGAGAGAAGAAGTAAGATGTGCATTGAAAAGGTATGATATCAGCTCCCTGATTAAGCAGAGGGTTGCTATGACAGCACAATACCATAGAAAATCTATAACTACAAGTGCAGCTTTATACAGATTAGAGAGCGTGATAATTTCATGAGATATCtacaactactactactactaggGTGGATTCCAATTTTGTGGGACGTCAACCTTATATTATTGATGCATGAaagaatgaaatttaataaggTATGACCACTGAGCATTGAAATAACAGGTTTTGAAAGGGTGTATAGATAACACGTTCACACCTTGAGAATATTTATCCTTTCTCCTAAGGCAAAAACAGCAGACCGATTTTTCAGTGGTTCCCTTCCTCTCAAAAAAAGACTGGTGCTTCTTGTGTCTATACCAATCAAATCATTTGATGTTGCTATATCCAATTGCAGCTTCTCTAAGGCTTGAATATAAGCTCGAATGTTTGTACTTAAGACCTGCAAAATAGAATCATATGTATCAGTTTATGTCAGGGACTCAGAATAATGCTTTCACTAGCATGTGCAACTAGTACAAGAGGAAAAAAGAATGGCCATGGGATTTTCATGACTTAGCAAGAGATCACACACTaaataattcaagaaattCTAAAATCAGCAAATACAAGTAGTTATATGGCAATTAACTTCCACTGAAATAAGGTCCTCAAGAGGAGAACGGTAAATTCCGCTAAAAGCCAGTTCAAAAATCTAAAGGAAGAGTTTCCATTCCTCGAAATCCACTTATATGTTCTGGTGGTGCAGTCATGAAAGAAATTAGTCAGACAAGCTACATACAGAATTTTTCCATTCCATGATAACTGAAAGTTGCAGAACCagtaaatatatgaaaagCCATAGTGGTCAACTCAATGATGTTGGCAATTCAATAAGTGTCCATGGTTAAATATTTAAACagacaaaaataaagatgACAATCAAGTTCATAAAAGAGTGTAAAGGACAAGTCAGAGAACCCCTTGCCCCACAATAGATTGATCAGGTACTTACAATCACTTCAAGATATGACTTCAATTTGGATGCAAATACACTAAATAAGCATCTGCAAACAACAACATTCTGAATAATACCTTATTCATGGTGTCAATATATGCAGCACGAACATCAAGATACACCTCCTTCCCATGCTCCTTCATAAACAAAATCACATATCTGCATGTTTGACATAAAACTGAAACATTATATGTTGACTATTGCTTAGAATAACCACAAATTCACAATATCACAACATTAGCAAGTTAACCATACAAGATGCAATGAGTACATGGCCTAGTTTTCTACCAAAAGAACATAGCCACTGCTATACCCAGCAATGTCAGCAGCATTTAATTACCAAAGTGTtagaataatactccctccgtccccgattaagagtcacacttttccatttcggtccgtccccaattaagagtcacacttcatttttaccatatatggtagtaggtcccacattccactaactcacttcactcacattttattataaaaccaatataaaaaagtgggtcccacattccactaattttttcaaccaacttttctttacatttcttaaaacccgtgcccggtcaaactgtgactgctaatgggggacggagggagtaattaatatgGTTATATGGTATAAATTGCAGAGCAAGTTAGTGCTTTCCTAGTTCTGTTAGGACTCTTGTGTCATGACAATCAGGTTACACTTTGCATCTAATTCAGACTTTCATGAGCGTACCAGGAATATTGGTATTGATTTCTACAGGACATAAGAGAACTTCAAACAATTGGGAGACAGCTTCTCTAAGGCACTCAAtggaaaaaatcataattgCTTTGTGTTAATTCAAAGGTAAGGGAATCTGTTCACTATATTCACCTACTTATCAGAGCACCTATATAGagacctgcccaaggtttaccgaaccggcggttaaaaccgaaaccgtaaccggtggttacggttccgaaccgaaaccgtgagaatttatccgaaccgaaaccgtcgatttttgaaccggaaccgaaaccgaaaccggcggttttggaaccggaaccgcaaAACACCCTCGcagttcggttccggttcaacaatttccaaaaccggaaccgacggTTCCTGAACCGTGGGTACCTCTACCTATATACATACAAGAGTCCAAACAGAACTAGGAAATCACTATGTTGCTCTACAATTTACaccatatattaaattttaattctagtcCTAACACTCCTCTTCGCACTGGAGTATAGATATTAATCATGCCTAGATTTTGACAAAGAAAATCAACATGGTGAACATATTCATCTGCATTAATTCTCGGGGTTATAGATTTTTTCTCAGTAACTCCTGAtgatttcaatattatcaAGTTGCATAGATGACAGAACGCAGAAAATTCACTAAAGATAATTCTTCCAGCATGTAGGACCAACATAAGTACAGTCAACAGATATTGCATGGCAGAGATTCAATTTACCAAAACCACATGGTCAGAGTGACAGAGTGTCACAATTTAATAGGTCAATGACCAACACAAAATATCAAGAATCAAGATATTCATATTACTGAAGCAAACAccacaattatattagtatGCTTTTtgttcacaaaaaaaatattttacaagcTAATAACATCAGTTTTGATTCTATTCTATCTGttaagagaagagagaaattaaATTCAAGCTTAAAGCTTAAAACAGAAGGCAGAGTACTGCTCATgtttaatgaaaatcaatatCGCTGATGCTGTACAACTCCAAGTTGCATCGGTCAAGATTGTAGTTTCAACCAACGAGAAGAGAGAATATCTTACttgtattttaaaagaacACTTTGCTGAAGAATCTGAACATTTGTCTTGGGTTTCCTTAAAGCGGTTAGTTTCTGAACCATGAAGTCGAACACCTTTCAGAAGGgacatagaaaaaggaaaatcagTCTCAGTCAGCTGTATATCCACAGACCAACTtgtgaattaaatgaattaagtaTAATTGATAATCAGAAACTAGTAAGAGGAAGAACATTTAAAAAGTCGTTGTTGAGACCATTCCAAGGCATTAGCTTACATTTTGTTCACATATTCCTGAGAATATATCCAAATGAATGGCTGAGACATACGTAAAGTCATAGAGCAGCACTGAGTGGGGGTGGAGCTCGGTGCAGGTTTCAAGCAAAGGAGGACTAGAGTTTTTAACTGATTTCACTGTTATtgttacaattattattatttgttttatttcttttgggcTACATGCATTTTGTGGCCATACTACTTACTGACTAGTACGGCAGTATGAATGTGTTTTACGCTACTGTTTGGGTGTAATCACTTTCAAAGACTATTTTGCTGATTATGCTAGCTTTCGACTATGTGACCCTTGTTTAGGGAGTTTCTGttcattaattcaatttatcttcttttgtGTCATCTTAACTATATCACGAAGACTTTGTTTGACATTAGCAAACCTAATGTCCAAATTCCAATTCTAGTAACTAGATTactagaagaaaaaaatatctagTAGATGCACCTAAAAAACAGGGGAAATTAAGTTCCTGTGCATGTTAATGGTAGAAACATCAACTCAAAGGCAAAAATGTGTAAAgtcagaaaataaaaacaattgttTACCAAGGTCAGACACCTATAAAATCGAGAACTCCATGTGAGAAAggccaaaaaagaaagagaaaagaaaccAAAGCTAAAAAATATAGCCCGTGATAAATATGTATACCTCAACTTTTCTCTAGAACTTGATGATGAACATACCTTTGAAACTGCTTTTTGACGAAGCTTTTCTAGTTCAGGTTGAACATCATTTAAAGCTTTAGATGTTTTCACCATGCTATCAACTTCAACAAACTTGAGCTTTTTGCTAAGAATCTCAAGGGTCTTCATATAGTCCTCATTTACCTGTGGGGTTATCGACATATCAACATAATGTCCACTAACCATGTAGGTTACTTAACTTGTAGGCCAAAGCATTGGGAACAAATCTCCATATGATAAAATGGAAGAGATATGTCATTCAAgacatataaaataatagtaatatatcaTTATGTAGCCAGCAAAGtcaagattatttttattttcaacaataaaagataaaagtaaGAGAACAGGATAGTAGGGCCTCAAGTACCTCTCCGTCAACTATTATGTCTATCATCCTTGGCGGAACAATTATTTCCTCAACAAATTTAGACAATTTCGATTCTGCTGCCTGAcagataaaacaaatacttATCAGGGAACCATATATGAGCACCAGGAACAAAATGGAATACCAATTTTTCGCTCAAGCATGCAAAGAAACTACAGGGTGATATACATGTAACAATGAAACACAAATTCTAAGGCAGTATGAATAATATTACCTTTCGATTCTTTAGCTTGAGTCCCATATCCATAGACTTCTCTTGAAGAATCTTTATGTCAGAACTAATTGAACCTATCTCTGCCtattaaatgaatttgaaaGTAAGATC is drawn from Salvia hispanica cultivar TCC Black 2014 chromosome 6, UniMelb_Shisp_WGS_1.0, whole genome shotgun sequence and contains these coding sequences:
- the LOC125196093 gene encoding vacuolar protein sorting-associated protein 52 A-like, with translation MTEAQLDSNQPAEANDGARNVLDLGAFVGELTDEDDAASDDFSLQGLEQELEDCKTDDVVSMILSKGSSLRDYTRDVENNLRQTELESIEDYIKESDNLVSLHDQIHECDTILSQMENLLSGFQAEIGSISSDIKILQEKSMDMGLKLKNRKAAESKLSKFVEEIIVPPRMIDIIVDGEVNEDYMKTLEILSKKLKFVEVDSMVKTSKALNDVQPELEKLRQKAVSKVFDFMVQKLTALRKPKTNVQILQQSVLLKYKYVILFMKEHGKEVYLDVRAAYIDTMNKVLSTNIRAYIQALEKLQLDIATSNDLIGIDTRSTSLFLRGREPLKNRSAVFALGERINILKEIDESALIPHIAEASSKKYPYEVLFRSLQKLLMDTATSEYLFCDEFFGEESMFYDIFAGPFLVIDEHMNMILPNCFDAIGLMLMIRIIYQHQLIMSRRRIPCLDSYLDKVNISLWPRFKMVFDMHVNSLRNANVRGLWEDDVHPHYVMRRYAEFTASLILLNVDYGDGQLELNLERLRMSVDDLLVKLAKLFQKPKSKTIFLINNYDMTIAVLKEAGPDGGKIQMHFEELLKSNTAIYVEELLAEHFRDLIKFVKTRASEDPRSGSGQPITASEVEIIVKDFGSRWKAAIELMHNDVITSFSNFLCGMEILRAALTQLLLYYTRLSDCTKKIAGGSALNKDLVSISSIMYEIKKYSRTF